A portion of the Shimia isoporae genome contains these proteins:
- a CDS encoding DUF427 domain-containing protein, whose translation MEGSRFNTASGYGIDIEPIDGRVRILRNGTVLADSTRAKVMYETRLKPQIYLPIEDVLVALSDQTALKTFCPFKGTARYRNLLLSDETVENGIWSYDDALPESRGINGYIGFMADSYTDIDLGGVTLDPGGDGNISGPLVDWLMRGAAFENTPEDFLRALAGKMLESGIAISRMSAMIWSLHPLIAGKNYIWKRGVEDITTFAPSYELYDHPSFKNSPLSHVSKGLGGVRQKLDVAEEHMQFPIMKDLKEEGATDYVAMPLFFSNGQVNVLTLTSDHPDGFTTANLGLTFEVSSVISRFFEVFTQKENAQSLLETYVGRRSGARVLGGEIRRGDGDEIDAAIMFCDLRGSTRLEEKLGRDDYIDLLNGFFETASGVVHENGGEVLKFIGDAVLAVFPDGEKGIEGCTNAIAASKGIVAELDRQAAEGTKRIECSIGVSHGTVTYGNVGSQERLDFTVIGQPANVAARLGDYGKKVGHRIVVSQDLADQCNDCIPLGPVSLHNVSQPVESYAVSAGVPKA comes from the coding sequence ATGGAAGGGTCCCGTTTCAATACGGCGTCAGGCTACGGCATTGACATCGAACCCATAGACGGACGCGTACGAATTCTTCGCAACGGTACTGTGCTGGCGGATAGCACTCGGGCAAAAGTCATGTACGAAACACGCCTCAAGCCCCAGATATACCTCCCGATTGAAGATGTTCTGGTGGCTCTTTCAGACCAAACAGCTCTAAAAACCTTCTGCCCCTTCAAGGGCACCGCGCGATATCGAAATTTGCTTCTCAGCGATGAAACGGTCGAGAACGGCATTTGGTCGTATGATGATGCGCTACCGGAAAGCCGCGGCATAAACGGCTACATCGGTTTCATGGCCGACAGCTATACTGACATCGATCTCGGTGGAGTCACTCTCGATCCGGGTGGCGACGGAAATATTAGCGGGCCGCTCGTTGATTGGCTGATGCGTGGTGCGGCATTTGAGAACACTCCTGAAGACTTCCTACGTGCCCTAGCTGGGAAAATGCTCGAAAGCGGAATCGCCATCTCACGCATGTCCGCAATGATCTGGTCATTGCATCCTCTGATCGCTGGGAAAAACTACATCTGGAAGCGTGGTGTCGAGGACATCACGACCTTCGCCCCTTCGTATGAGCTATACGACCATCCCAGCTTCAAGAATTCCCCGCTGAGCCACGTGTCCAAAGGACTGGGAGGCGTAAGACAAAAACTGGACGTTGCGGAAGAGCACATGCAATTCCCCATCATGAAGGACCTCAAGGAAGAAGGAGCTACAGATTATGTCGCCATGCCACTCTTTTTTTCGAACGGCCAAGTCAATGTGCTGACGCTGACAAGCGATCACCCTGACGGGTTCACAACCGCGAACCTCGGGCTAACATTCGAAGTCTCCAGCGTCATTAGCCGTTTTTTCGAAGTCTTCACCCAAAAGGAAAATGCGCAGTCATTGCTGGAAACCTATGTCGGAAGACGCTCCGGCGCGCGCGTTTTAGGCGGGGAAATCCGACGTGGCGATGGCGATGAAATCGATGCCGCAATCATGTTCTGCGACCTGAGAGGGTCAACTCGGCTGGAGGAAAAACTTGGTCGGGATGATTACATCGATTTGTTGAACGGGTTCTTCGAAACAGCTTCCGGTGTGGTGCATGAAAACGGCGGCGAAGTTTTGAAGTTCATTGGAGACGCGGTGCTCGCAGTGTTTCCCGATGGGGAGAAAGGGATCGAGGGCTGCACAAACGCCATAGCAGCCAGCAAGGGAATAGTTGCCGAATTGGACAGACAAGCGGCCGAAGGCACAAAGCGTATCGAGTGTTCCATTGGCGTGAGCCACGGAACAGTAACTTATGGAAATGTCGGTTCACAGGAGCGACTAGACTTCACCGTAATCGGGCAGCCAGCGAACGTTGCGGCACGCCTCGGGGATTACGGAAAAAAGGTCGGACACCGCATCGTCGTTTCCCAAGATCTGGCAGATCAGTGCAACGATTGTATTCCGCTTGGGCCAGTGTCGCTTCACAACGTATCCCAGCCCGTCGAAAGCTACGCTGTCAGCGCCGGAGTACCAAAAGCCTGA
- a CDS encoding LacI family DNA-binding transcriptional regulator encodes MTQNNRSLTLRDVSEASGVSEMTVSRVLRNRGDVSATTREKVLTAAKELGYVPNKIAGALASQRVNLVAVIIPSLSNMVFPEVLAGVSQVLEDTELQPVVGVTDYLPEKEEKVLYEMLSWRPSGVIIAGLEHTEAARAMLNASGIPVVEIMDADGEAVDSMVGISHRRAGRVMAASILEAGYKKIAFLGTKMPLDHRARKRFEGFTETLAKSGVEVAEREFYSGGSALAKGREMTKAVLERSPDIDFIYYSNDMIGAGGLLYLLEKGIDVPGQIGLAGFNGVELLQGLPRQLATMDACRREIGVKAAEIIAARVNNEETDKAVTLTPKISFGDTLLRK; translated from the coding sequence ATGACACAAAACAACCGTTCCTTGACCCTTCGCGATGTATCCGAAGCCTCGGGCGTGTCGGAAATGACCGTAAGCCGCGTGCTGCGCAATCGCGGTGATGTTTCCGCAACGACGCGAGAAAAAGTCCTCACCGCAGCTAAGGAACTTGGATACGTCCCCAACAAGATCGCAGGCGCTTTGGCAAGCCAACGGGTCAACCTGGTTGCCGTCATCATCCCGTCTCTTTCCAACATGGTCTTCCCGGAAGTTCTTGCTGGTGTAAGCCAGGTTCTTGAAGACACCGAACTCCAACCTGTGGTCGGTGTCACAGACTACCTGCCTGAAAAAGAAGAGAAAGTTCTTTACGAAATGCTATCCTGGCGTCCTTCAGGTGTGATCATCGCAGGGCTCGAGCACACAGAAGCAGCACGTGCTATGTTGAACGCAAGCGGCATTCCCGTTGTCGAGATCATGGACGCCGACGGAGAGGCAGTAGACTCGATGGTGGGCATCTCGCACAGACGCGCCGGGCGCGTGATGGCCGCATCAATCCTCGAAGCTGGCTATAAGAAAATAGCCTTCCTTGGCACCAAAATGCCTTTGGACCATCGCGCACGCAAGCGGTTCGAAGGTTTCACCGAAACTCTAGCCAAGTCTGGTGTAGAGGTCGCAGAACGTGAGTTTTACTCCGGTGGATCCGCGCTCGCCAAAGGTCGCGAAATGACAAAAGCCGTTCTGGAACGCAGCCCGGACATTGATTTCATCTACTACTCTAACGACATGATCGGCGCGGGAGGGCTCCTTTACCTTTTGGAGAAAGGGATCGACGTACCTGGCCAAATCGGTCTGGCCGGCTTTAACGGCGTTGAGTTGTTACAGGGTTTGCCACGTCAATTGGCAACGATGGATGCGTGCCGGCGGGAGATCGGAGTGAAAGCTGCCGAAATCATCGCTGCCCGGGTCAACAACGAGGAAACTGACAAAGCAGTCACACTGACTCCAAAGATCAGCTTTGGCGATACCCTGCTTCGAAAGTGA
- a CDS encoding phosphoadenosine phosphosulfate reductase, whose protein sequence is MVEVATAEPTQHEWRANLEKVGAAQGFYEALGDEHTALFVERGKTLIVTFENLDHVYERGEDRMPWGYDFVTSRGWSMLGLMAHDWTWYRDDAVHDFFDRLREEGFFSRFDKVIFYGASMGAYAASVFSAAAPGATVICISPQATLDREIASWETRYRKAWRRNFHSRYAYGPEMVQSAEAVHVFYDPRAPLDAMHAALFRGENVTKYRCRFMGHRIASLWLLMGVLKPVIEGCVAGTMTQAEFYTLLRRRREIGRFQKEMLAALEKADRPKLIKRYCEAVLARRGAPVFRKALRAADARIAKFKN, encoded by the coding sequence ATGGTGGAGGTCGCAACGGCAGAACCTACGCAGCACGAATGGCGGGCGAATCTCGAAAAGGTTGGCGCAGCTCAAGGTTTTTACGAAGCGCTAGGCGATGAGCATACGGCCCTGTTTGTGGAACGCGGCAAAACTTTGATCGTAACCTTCGAGAACCTAGATCACGTGTACGAACGCGGTGAAGATCGCATGCCCTGGGGGTATGATTTTGTCACTTCCCGAGGCTGGTCAATGCTGGGATTGATGGCGCATGACTGGACTTGGTACCGAGATGACGCCGTGCACGATTTCTTTGATCGCCTGAGAGAAGAGGGTTTTTTTTCGCGGTTTGACAAAGTGATTTTTTATGGTGCTTCGATGGGTGCTTATGCGGCTTCAGTGTTTTCGGCTGCGGCGCCTGGAGCTACGGTGATTTGTATTTCGCCTCAAGCCACGCTTGATCGAGAGATTGCCAGCTGGGAAACAAGGTACCGAAAAGCGTGGCGCCGCAACTTCCATAGCCGGTATGCATACGGGCCCGAGATGGTTCAATCTGCAGAAGCTGTACATGTTTTTTATGATCCGCGTGCGCCCTTGGATGCGATGCACGCCGCGCTATTTCGGGGAGAAAACGTCACGAAGTATCGTTGCCGGTTTATGGGGCACCGAATTGCGTCACTATGGCTGTTGATGGGTGTCCTCAAACCGGTGATCGAAGGTTGTGTGGCAGGGACAATGACGCAAGCAGAGTTCTATACCCTATTGCGTCGCCGCAGAGAGATCGGACGGTTTCAGAAGGAAATGCTTGCGGCGTTGGAAAAGGCAGATCGGCCCAAGTTAATCAAACGCTACTGTGAAGCTGTGCTGGCTCGACGTGGCGCACCCGTGTTCAGAAAAGCTTTGCGTGCGGCGGACGCGCGCATCGCCAAGTTCAAAAACTGA
- a CDS encoding sulfotransferase family 2 domain-containing protein → MDHRPRILDNYLHTKHFLQLVNVPVFGTPFLYMKNHKAACTTVLATLMDHLIKLRGDGGETIDMTSVHTPPKSLLLTGPRGLTMERVMEALADRQVFRFTIVREPVARTVSSFSDKIVKGEKQKAKLMRHLKRPVDDEISLSEFLDIMAHDEAARDIDRHWRSQRKEVSYDFINYDFVGDMADLNGAMSHVVKTIFGVDTPELQDTRKSLGHKSASAEMIEAMTSKDRRNIETAFGEDFEMYEDVRQRLARAA, encoded by the coding sequence ATGGATCATCGTCCTCGAATTCTCGACAACTATCTGCACACCAAACATTTCTTGCAATTGGTGAACGTGCCGGTGTTTGGAACGCCTTTTCTGTATATGAAAAACCATAAAGCGGCCTGTACCACAGTGCTCGCAACGCTCATGGATCATCTGATCAAGTTGCGCGGCGACGGTGGCGAGACCATCGATATGACCAGCGTACATACGCCGCCCAAGTCGCTTTTGCTGACGGGACCTCGCGGGCTGACAATGGAGCGGGTGATGGAAGCTTTGGCTGATCGGCAAGTATTTCGTTTCACCATAGTGCGTGAACCTGTCGCCAGAACAGTGTCGTCCTTTTCCGACAAGATTGTGAAAGGGGAGAAGCAAAAGGCCAAGTTGATGCGTCATCTGAAACGGCCGGTAGATGACGAGATTTCACTATCCGAGTTTCTGGACATTATGGCTCATGACGAAGCGGCGAGGGACATTGATCGTCACTGGCGCAGCCAGCGCAAGGAGGTGTCCTATGATTTCATCAATTACGATTTCGTAGGCGATATGGCCGACTTGAACGGCGCAATGAGCCACGTGGTCAAGACGATCTTTGGTGTGGACACGCCTGAACTTCAGGACACCCGGAAATCCCTTGGTCATAAATCAGCCAGTGCGGAAATGATCGAAGCGATGACGTCTAAAGACAGGCGGAATATTGAAACCGCTTTTGGCGAGGACTTCGAAATGTATGAGGACGTGCGCCAACGGCTCGCGCGGGCTGCGTGA
- a CDS encoding glycosyltransferase family 2 protein, with protein MSKPAFFRRQISHSAVGQATLLACLDTAPGQAMAFFKTGVETDRFAQVDGCKLSVMRSVGNGAIAHLEDFETVPGLAIDGQSQDLPLTKTELDLFEGLNCFLAVRNGESAESTLTWLEVHARSQDLQAALIIDRAKPGDDEGYVDAVEAGVGSIRGLKTVVVLRADVPLGQNDLPPEQHPFNAPDAPGKDRMDIPDPEPWSSPLGELQLFELMRYWFLAKARAVALLDISDVLSDEKGKGVKGKTVFDKAEKSTTGSINLVGLHCYPWRVRNDDEVSFGDHICVQFDATQARRRWCVAPAKAKPDAVWRLIRVVGTRPANDEWVKFFRFMGLRHPADTVSQIVPKTSLIEDTELLKMSRKVFEHKPLRMPELDAPEVNLDNNEVAIITCMKNEGPFILEWLAYHRAIGVSRFIVYTNDCNDGTDSFLDLLQEKGIVQHRDNPFKGTGLKPQHAALQAGEKEPIIKDADWVISMDVDEFINIKTGDGTLKALFEAVPNANLISCTWRLFGNSDVHEYVDEPLTAQFTRCALEQTRKPHQAWGFKTLYRNIGLFKKLGVHRPKGLNPQLWSHINWVNGSGNPLPRDMYRNAWRSTTSTIGYDLVQLNHYAVRSAESFLVKRDRGRVNHVDRDQGMAYWFRMNNNVDEDTSIQRMIPAMQAEMNRLLADPEIAEAHAFSVDKHRAKIDALKQTSNYAQFYDDLTSARQERLARMHPYFGANVFLAGPEVIPDWVWEREDLPEDFFFTVEKQETAH; from the coding sequence ATGAGCAAACCCGCGTTTTTCAGACGCCAGATTTCGCATTCTGCAGTAGGGCAAGCTACGCTTTTGGCGTGTCTCGATACGGCACCGGGCCAAGCCATGGCCTTTTTCAAAACTGGAGTGGAAACTGACCGCTTTGCGCAGGTCGATGGCTGCAAACTCTCGGTGATGCGCAGCGTAGGCAACGGCGCTATCGCCCATTTGGAAGACTTTGAAACAGTGCCAGGGTTGGCAATTGACGGTCAGAGCCAAGACTTGCCTCTAACAAAAACCGAGCTGGATCTGTTTGAGGGACTCAATTGCTTTTTGGCGGTTCGCAACGGAGAGAGCGCCGAAAGTACGCTAACTTGGCTTGAGGTGCATGCCAGAAGCCAAGACCTGCAAGCGGCATTGATAATCGACCGCGCCAAGCCTGGCGATGACGAAGGGTACGTTGATGCTGTCGAAGCAGGGGTGGGCTCTATCAGAGGACTCAAGACTGTTGTCGTTTTGCGGGCCGATGTGCCCCTTGGCCAGAATGACTTGCCGCCTGAACAGCACCCGTTCAATGCACCTGATGCGCCAGGCAAGGACCGGATGGATATTCCGGATCCAGAGCCGTGGTCTTCGCCGCTTGGAGAGCTGCAGTTATTTGAATTGATGCGCTACTGGTTCCTGGCGAAAGCGCGTGCTGTGGCGCTCTTGGATATCTCGGATGTTTTAAGCGATGAAAAAGGCAAGGGTGTCAAAGGCAAGACAGTGTTTGACAAGGCGGAGAAATCGACAACGGGGTCAATCAATCTGGTTGGGCTGCACTGTTACCCTTGGCGCGTGCGAAACGATGATGAGGTCAGCTTTGGTGACCATATCTGTGTGCAGTTTGACGCCACCCAGGCTCGTCGTCGGTGGTGTGTGGCGCCTGCCAAAGCCAAGCCAGATGCCGTCTGGCGGCTGATCCGAGTGGTTGGAACGCGTCCTGCGAATGATGAGTGGGTCAAATTTTTCCGCTTCATGGGGCTGCGCCACCCGGCAGACACCGTATCTCAGATTGTGCCGAAAACATCGCTTATTGAAGATACCGAACTGTTGAAGATGTCGCGAAAGGTGTTTGAACATAAGCCTCTGCGCATGCCAGAGCTGGATGCACCAGAGGTTAATCTTGATAACAATGAAGTTGCGATCATCACCTGCATGAAAAATGAAGGCCCTTTCATTCTAGAGTGGTTGGCCTATCACCGTGCGATCGGCGTAAGCCGGTTCATTGTTTACACAAACGATTGCAACGACGGGACCGACAGTTTCCTGGATCTGCTGCAGGAAAAGGGCATCGTGCAGCATCGTGACAACCCTTTCAAAGGCACAGGTCTCAAGCCGCAGCATGCGGCTCTTCAAGCTGGTGAAAAAGAACCCATCATCAAGGACGCCGATTGGGTGATTTCGATGGACGTGGATGAGTTCATCAACATCAAAACGGGCGATGGTACTTTAAAAGCCTTATTCGAGGCTGTGCCGAACGCGAACTTGATTTCCTGCACGTGGCGTTTGTTTGGAAATTCAGACGTACATGAATACGTGGACGAACCGCTCACGGCACAATTCACTCGCTGTGCATTGGAGCAAACCCGCAAACCACACCAAGCTTGGGGTTTCAAAACCCTTTATCGCAATATTGGTTTGTTCAAGAAGCTCGGCGTACACCGACCAAAGGGACTCAACCCCCAACTCTGGTCCCACATCAATTGGGTCAATGGGTCAGGGAACCCGCTGCCGCGCGACATGTATCGCAATGCGTGGCGATCAACAACTTCGACGATCGGGTACGACCTAGTGCAACTCAACCATTATGCTGTGCGATCTGCGGAGAGCTTCCTAGTGAAGAGAGATCGCGGGCGTGTGAACCATGTCGATCGCGATCAAGGCATGGCGTATTGGTTCCGCATGAACAACAACGTCGACGAAGACACATCGATTCAGCGAATGATCCCTGCAATGCAGGCTGAGATGAACCGATTGCTGGCTGATCCCGAGATTGCGGAGGCACACGCATTTTCCGTGGATAAACATCGCGCAAAAATCGACGCGCTTAAGCAAACTTCAAACTATGCCCAGTTCTATGATGATCTGACGAGTGCGCGTCAGGAGCGTTTGGCCCGAATGCATCCTTATTTCGGTGCAAATGTGTTCCTCGCCGGGCCGGAAGTGATCCCGGATTGGGTTTGGGAACGCGAAGATCTCCCGGAAGATTTTTTCTTTACGGTGGAGAAGCAAGAAACGGCGCATTAA
- a CDS encoding glycosyltransferase family 2 protein: MRILSVTSVRNEGPYLLEWIAHHKAAGVSDFLIYSNDCDDGTHELLNALAAEGVVTHVPHVPEKAKSIQWQALRAAWKHPLRKEADWILVSDVDEFINIHAKGHTIPDLIERLPKDADAIVLPWRLFGNNGVSGIDALPVTEQFTRAIPADAQYPIAASLFKMLFRAKGPFNQFGVHRPKQKPRDKARLPKIFNGSGEAMHPFLADHPQRLSLWQLGVARDLVELNHYAIRSAAGFIVKRDRGLPNRATKKVDLAYWVERNFNTIEDCSISNMSAATKAATEELMRLPDVEELHVKALKWHRARFEELIKQPENQELMSQVLCAGSSEVPSPQLQKMLVRWYQVANKENS; the protein is encoded by the coding sequence TTGCGCATTCTCAGCGTCACATCGGTTCGCAATGAGGGACCTTATCTGCTTGAATGGATTGCCCATCACAAAGCAGCAGGTGTTTCGGATTTTTTGATCTATTCAAACGACTGCGACGACGGCACCCACGAACTTCTTAACGCGTTGGCCGCCGAAGGGGTCGTGACCCACGTTCCGCATGTTCCGGAAAAAGCCAAATCCATACAGTGGCAAGCCCTTCGCGCAGCGTGGAAACACCCTTTAAGAAAAGAAGCAGACTGGATTTTGGTGAGTGATGTTGATGAGTTCATCAATATCCACGCAAAAGGCCATACAATTCCGGACTTGATCGAAAGGTTGCCAAAGGACGCGGATGCCATCGTTTTACCGTGGCGCTTGTTCGGGAACAACGGTGTGTCAGGTATCGATGCTCTTCCGGTAACGGAGCAGTTCACTCGGGCGATCCCCGCGGACGCGCAGTATCCGATCGCGGCGAGCCTATTTAAGATGCTGTTTCGTGCGAAGGGGCCGTTCAACCAGTTTGGCGTCCACCGACCAAAACAAAAACCACGCGATAAGGCGCGTCTGCCAAAGATCTTCAACGGATCAGGCGAGGCTATGCATCCGTTTCTTGCAGATCACCCACAGCGACTGTCGTTGTGGCAACTGGGCGTCGCCCGTGACTTGGTCGAACTCAATCACTATGCCATTCGCTCCGCTGCCGGCTTTATTGTGAAACGCGACCGTGGATTGCCCAATCGAGCCACCAAAAAAGTCGATCTGGCGTATTGGGTAGAGCGAAACTTCAACACGATTGAGGACTGTAGTATTTCAAACATGTCCGCTGCGACAAAAGCGGCAACTGAAGAATTGATGCGTTTACCTGATGTGGAGGAGCTCCATGTTAAGGCACTGAAGTGGCACCGTGCACGGTTTGAGGAGTTGATCAAACAGCCCGAAAATCAAGAGCTTATGTCACAAGTTCTCTGCGCAGGAAGTTCCGAAGTTCCGAGCCCTCAATTGCAGAAAATGTTGGTTCGATGGTATCAAGTTGCCAACAAAGAAAATTCATAA
- a CDS encoding RidA family protein, whose translation MKPLNPDSIAAPFARYSHGVEVPVGHRLVRTSGQLGLAADGSIPEGAEAQAEICFANIRHILAEADMNSDDVVHVSAYVTERVHMAGYMAARDTFLAKRDTLPSSTLVIVSGFTRPEFVVEVEVWASAP comes from the coding sequence GTGAAACCGCTCAATCCTGACAGCATTGCCGCCCCCTTCGCGCGCTACTCACATGGCGTAGAAGTTCCCGTGGGCCATCGTTTGGTTCGCACATCCGGTCAGCTTGGACTGGCTGCAGACGGATCAATTCCAGAGGGGGCAGAAGCCCAAGCAGAGATTTGTTTTGCGAACATAAGGCATATTCTGGCTGAAGCCGATATGAACTCCGATGACGTGGTTCACGTGTCAGCTTATGTGACGGAGCGAGTTCACATGGCCGGCTACATGGCGGCGCGCGATACCTTTCTTGCCAAACGCGACACTTTGCCGAGTTCGACCCTTGTAATTGTGTCCGGCTTCACCCGTCCTGAATTCGTGGTTGAAGTAGAGGTTTGGGCTTCGGCGCCATGA
- a CDS encoding creatininase family protein — MQGYWADLKAPDFGNLPEDTVAVLPLGATEQHGPHLPVSVDSDLVAAVLDRSLPLWSKDTNALILPALQITKSNEHAKHPGTLSVSARTLLATLDDIGASVARAGVNRLCMLNGHGGNTAVLEIACRELRITHGLITAHGSWFGFAQWNGIMDSGDLSHDQHGGDSETSPMLAAKPHLVDMAQARNFRSKSRDWQENGSWIGLTGQAMRPGWVIDDLNDFGACGDAAAATTAKGHALLDSAAQGFASFLRDFSKFDPAA; from the coding sequence ATGCAGGGATATTGGGCCGATCTGAAGGCGCCCGACTTTGGCAACCTTCCTGAAGATACAGTCGCCGTTCTCCCATTGGGCGCAACGGAGCAACATGGACCTCACCTGCCGGTCTCGGTCGACAGTGACCTTGTAGCGGCCGTTTTGGATCGAAGCTTGCCGCTTTGGAGCAAAGACACCAACGCGCTGATCCTCCCGGCACTACAGATCACCAAAAGCAATGAGCATGCCAAGCACCCTGGCACATTGAGCGTTTCTGCCCGCACCCTACTCGCAACGCTTGACGATATTGGCGCGAGCGTTGCGCGTGCTGGCGTGAATAGGTTGTGCATGCTCAACGGCCACGGCGGAAACACCGCCGTTCTGGAAATTGCTTGTCGCGAGTTGCGCATCACTCATGGCTTGATTACCGCGCACGGAAGCTGGTTCGGGTTCGCCCAGTGGAACGGCATTATGGACTCAGGTGATCTTAGCCATGACCAGCACGGAGGCGACAGCGAAACCAGTCCAATGCTGGCTGCGAAACCTCATCTGGTCGACATGGCACAGGCTCGGAACTTCCGTTCCAAAAGTCGAGATTGGCAGGAAAACGGGTCGTGGATCGGACTCACTGGACAAGCCATGAGACCGGGCTGGGTCATCGACGACCTCAATGATTTCGGCGCCTGTGGCGATGCCGCGGCCGCGACCACTGCCAAGGGCCACGCGCTTCTTGATTCTGCAGCGCAAGGTTTTGCCAGCTTCCTGCGTGACTTCTCGAAGTTTGATCCGGCGGCGTAG
- a CDS encoding amidohydrolase family protein encodes MATQLVPDVAIPCSLAEGLRGFVGECHSDCLVGTLLLKGDRIGGLIRGDSTSATKLLFPAPVESHAHLDKCHTIDRMQFTGGDLSAALEAQRADKDNWTEEDLRTRATRGLTEASSAGCKAIRSHVDWGQESSAPLAWSVFLEMAQDTKLHLQLAALTGIDQLADPAFASKVSKQIPSGHALGSFVLNHTRTREGILNAFKTAADRGLALDFHVDETTDPSSNGLEIIADIALETGHKGPILCGHAVSLASQPDEVRKRIIDKLARAGIFIVSLPTTNLYLQGRAGSVPAARGITPINELRDMGVQVVIGTDNVRDAFCPVGRHDPVRALELAVLASHLDPPLDLWLPAITTTAGDAIGLSSPSLQDAPLSEFRIADASDLSILVSGAAHRPATTLLKELTR; translated from the coding sequence ATGGCCACTCAACTCGTTCCTGATGTCGCAATTCCGTGCTCGCTTGCCGAAGGACTGCGCGGTTTTGTAGGTGAATGCCACAGCGACTGCCTTGTCGGTACGCTCTTGCTGAAGGGTGATCGGATCGGCGGCCTAATACGCGGCGACTCTACATCTGCGACCAAGCTGTTGTTTCCGGCTCCGGTCGAGTCCCACGCCCATTTGGACAAGTGTCACACAATTGACCGCATGCAATTCACCGGAGGCGATCTATCTGCAGCGCTAGAGGCTCAGCGCGCCGATAAAGATAACTGGACGGAAGAAGATCTGCGCACCCGCGCAACACGCGGCCTGACTGAAGCTTCTTCGGCGGGATGCAAGGCCATCCGTTCGCACGTTGACTGGGGGCAAGAATCTTCCGCTCCGCTGGCATGGTCAGTTTTTCTTGAGATGGCCCAAGACACCAAACTGCATCTACAGCTTGCCGCGCTTACTGGAATTGACCAACTCGCCGATCCTGCCTTTGCGTCGAAGGTCTCAAAACAGATCCCCTCCGGCCACGCCCTCGGCAGTTTTGTGCTGAACCACACAAGAACGCGCGAAGGCATATTGAACGCCTTCAAAACGGCTGCGGATAGGGGCCTCGCCCTCGACTTCCACGTTGACGAAACAACTGATCCGTCAAGCAATGGGCTGGAAATCATTGCCGACATTGCGTTGGAAACCGGTCACAAAGGTCCAATTCTTTGTGGTCACGCCGTCAGTCTCGCCTCTCAACCCGACGAGGTCAGAAAACGTATCATCGACAAACTCGCTCGAGCTGGCATTTTCATCGTCTCGCTCCCAACGACGAACCTATACCTCCAAGGGCGCGCCGGATCTGTTCCGGCGGCGCGCGGCATAACTCCGATAAATGAACTGCGAGACATGGGCGTCCAAGTGGTGATCGGAACAGACAACGTGCGCGACGCGTTTTGTCCCGTCGGACGCCACGATCCCGTGCGCGCTTTAGAACTCGCCGTCCTGGCCAGTCACTTGGATCCACCGCTTGACCTCTGGCTTCCGGCAATCACGACGACCGCAGGCGACGCCATCGGCCTGTCCTCACCGTCACTCCAAGACGCCCCACTTTCCGAATTCCGGATCGCAGATGCGAGCGATCTTTCAATCCTTGTCAGCGGCGCAGCGCACAGGCCCGCAACCACGCTTCTAAAGGAGCTGACACGATGA